One Paenibacillus crassostreae DNA segment encodes these proteins:
- a CDS encoding HAD family hydrolase: protein MYKLTTPQGSHSVSAILFDKDGTLLQFVSLWGSWGDCLLNQFTENLEQRGITIPVEHFPTWLGTVHNRQGNITDYDRNGPLAMGTMEDLYAILSWQSYRLGLSWAESMELVHRCRQNAEAMMEERQPVLPLPGLLSFLDECKSHGVPLAVVTADETGAAEKHLGWLGIRQYFSEVIGTDQVTQGKPFPDMVKLACQRLAVDPSTVAVIGDTNGDMRMAKMAHATVAIGISATSDVNTALNILPDADFIIHSFVELGIEGIHQ from the coding sequence ATGTACAAGCTCACGACTCCTCAAGGGAGTCACTCCGTATCTGCGATCCTGTTCGACAAAGACGGAACATTACTTCAATTTGTGTCCCTCTGGGGAAGCTGGGGAGATTGCCTCCTGAACCAATTCACTGAGAACTTAGAACAGAGGGGAATCACGATTCCAGTGGAACACTTCCCCACATGGTTAGGTACTGTTCATAATCGTCAGGGAAATATTACAGATTATGATCGGAACGGTCCGCTGGCCATGGGTACGATGGAAGATCTTTATGCCATTCTTTCATGGCAAAGTTATCGGTTGGGCTTATCCTGGGCTGAGTCGATGGAGCTTGTTCATCGTTGTAGGCAAAATGCGGAGGCTATGATGGAAGAACGACAACCCGTGCTTCCACTTCCCGGCCTCCTTTCTTTTCTTGACGAATGTAAAAGTCATGGCGTCCCCCTGGCTGTAGTCACTGCTGATGAGACTGGCGCTGCTGAGAAGCACTTGGGTTGGTTGGGAATACGACAATATTTCTCTGAAGTGATTGGAACAGATCAAGTTACGCAGGGTAAGCCATTTCCAGATATGGTGAAGCTTGCTTGCCAGAGACTAGCTGTTGATCCATCTACTGTAGCAGTTATAGGTGATACGAACGGTGATATGCGAATGGCTAAGATGGCTCACGCCACCGTGGCAATCGGAATTTCAGCTACGTCAGATGTTAATACAGCACTGAATATCCTGCCCGATGCTGATTTCATCATTCATTCTTTTGTGGAGCTAGGAATTGAGGGGATACATCAGTGA
- a CDS encoding ABC transporter substrate-binding protein, whose product MMMNVFKKITGLTLIAGMTLLTACGGNTGTANVTATNGANGTTEIPATETVATASEPVTIEFWYGLGGKLGENMEALIQKFNDSQEEVIVKGIVQADYTETQQKLQAAIASSDVPAAVLSSNVDWARKGYFSPIDELIALQPDFNQEDFIQTFLNQGKVDGKQYFLPMYGTTQVMYYRKDMFEKNGILAENIKTWEDLAAAAAKMTVKEGNNTTVFGWEPMWGAGNMIDATLSKGGSILSADGTEVMIDSTEWVETWDQFRKWIHEDKTMRIHSGGQGWEYWYKTIDDVMKGQAAGYTGSSGDQGDLDFSIVSAMEQPGWAGVGGGKPVAEAILAGIPAKASDIEKQAAMKWLTYFTNSENTAFWSINTGYISVRQSASEDPAFVAYSESNPQITIPLKQASHGSEPFQDPTGGKITDALKIAADKVQIGNTPAAEALKEAKDTAQAALDKLK is encoded by the coding sequence ATGATGATGAACGTATTTAAGAAGATAACGGGTTTAACTTTGATTGCTGGAATGACACTACTAACCGCTTGTGGAGGTAATACAGGCACCGCGAATGTCACAGCGACAAACGGAGCAAACGGAACAACAGAAATTCCCGCTACAGAGACGGTTGCAACAGCGAGCGAACCCGTAACGATTGAATTCTGGTATGGACTCGGTGGCAAGCTTGGCGAGAATATGGAGGCACTTATTCAAAAATTCAACGATTCCCAAGAGGAAGTCATTGTCAAAGGAATCGTTCAAGCTGATTATACCGAAACTCAGCAAAAGCTACAGGCGGCAATTGCATCAAGCGACGTTCCCGCTGCAGTACTCTCATCTAATGTAGATTGGGCACGTAAAGGATATTTCTCTCCAATTGATGAGCTTATCGCTCTGCAACCTGATTTTAACCAAGAGGACTTTATTCAGACTTTTCTAAATCAAGGGAAAGTCGATGGCAAACAATATTTCCTTCCAATGTATGGAACAACACAAGTCATGTACTACCGCAAAGATATGTTCGAGAAGAATGGTATTTTGGCCGAAAATATAAAGACATGGGAAGATTTGGCCGCTGCTGCCGCTAAGATGACAGTCAAAGAAGGCAACAACACCACCGTATTCGGTTGGGAACCGATGTGGGGTGCAGGGAATATGATTGATGCAACTCTAAGTAAGGGTGGAAGTATTCTAAGTGCGGATGGAACCGAAGTGATGATCGACTCTACAGAGTGGGTTGAGACTTGGGATCAGTTCCGTAAATGGATCCACGAAGATAAGACTATGCGTATTCACTCTGGTGGACAAGGCTGGGAATATTGGTACAAGACGATTGATGATGTGATGAAAGGACAAGCTGCAGGTTACACAGGATCTAGTGGAGATCAGGGAGATTTAGACTTTAGTATTGTATCCGCCATGGAACAACCAGGTTGGGCAGGTGTAGGTGGAGGAAAACCAGTAGCTGAAGCGATTCTGGCAGGTATTCCAGCCAAGGCAAGCGACATTGAGAAACAAGCAGCGATGAAATGGCTAACTTACTTCACAAATTCAGAGAATACTGCCTTCTGGTCTATTAACACGGGTTATATTTCTGTTCGTCAGTCAGCATCCGAAGATCCGGCGTTCGTTGCATATAGTGAGAGTAACCCGCAGATCACAATTCCGCTTAAACAGGCGTCTCATGGATCTGAACCATTCCAAGATCCTACAGGTGGCAAGATCACAGATGCTCTGAAAATCGCAGCTGACAAAGTACAAATTGGGAACACTCCTGCGGCAGAGGCACTAAAAGAAGCTAAGGATACTGCACAGGCAGCGTTGGATAAATTGAAATAA
- a CDS encoding carbohydrate ABC transporter permease, producing the protein MMTRLGNTTLYIMFAALALLMAFPFYWMVTSALKTNDEIWQSPPTLWPGNPLWSNFAEAWNEAPFFRYMGNSIFVATAIVFIQIINSGFMAYALTHMKFRLKGLFAGVILFGYMVPATAIYLPGYLVLSELNLLNSYAGLILSNCVSVFSIFLIRQAFLQVPHELIEAGEADGASHLRILWTILAPITRSSFAVLALITFIEQYNNYFWPMLITKDPSLQLVSAGLRSFFVEGGAYGLKWPLIMAASAFTIAPLMIVFVLAQKTILQSVNMTAGSTKG; encoded by the coding sequence ATGATGACACGATTGGGCAACACAACTCTTTATATCATGTTTGCCGCACTAGCTCTGTTGATGGCCTTCCCTTTCTATTGGATGGTAACCAGTGCATTGAAAACAAATGATGAAATCTGGCAATCACCGCCTACGCTCTGGCCGGGAAATCCTCTCTGGAGTAATTTTGCAGAAGCTTGGAATGAAGCACCTTTTTTTAGATACATGGGTAACAGTATATTCGTTGCAACAGCCATTGTCTTTATACAGATCATTAATTCTGGTTTCATGGCCTATGCTCTCACACATATGAAATTCCGCCTAAAAGGATTATTCGCGGGGGTTATCTTGTTCGGTTATATGGTTCCGGCTACGGCCATCTATTTACCCGGTTATCTCGTCCTGTCCGAATTAAACTTACTGAACTCATATGCAGGTTTAATTTTATCGAACTGTGTAAGTGTATTTTCTATCTTTTTAATCAGGCAAGCGTTCCTACAGGTTCCACATGAATTGATCGAGGCTGGAGAGGCAGATGGTGCTTCGCATTTGCGTATATTGTGGACCATTCTAGCTCCAATCACACGTTCTTCATTCGCTGTGTTGGCTCTCATCACTTTCATTGAACAATACAATAATTATTTTTGGCCGATGCTGATCACTAAAGATCCAAGTCTCCAACTCGTATCAGCTGGTCTTCGTAGTTTCTTCGTTGAAGGAGGTGCTTACGGATTGAAATGGCCACTGATCATGGCCGCTAGTGCATTTACCATTGCCCCACTAATGATCGTATTTGTACTGGCACAGAAAACCATTTTACAAAGTGTCAATATGACCGCCGGTTCAACTAAAGGCTAA
- a CDS encoding carbohydrate ABC transporter permease, giving the protein MTRSKFISDWKPILFTLPAMIPFVVFWLAPLLYVFYLSFTEWDFMSPEKIFVGLENYINLLTNPAFYQALKVTILFCLGSVLPIIVIGLGLALLMNGKMKGSTFYQILLFSPWVTPTVAVSIVWSFIFEPDVGLANAVLSFLGLDKIGWLQDPQWALVGVLIVTIWKSVGWAMIFYLVALRNVPSDQLEAAELDGANPVQKFLRITWPLISPTTLFLFIVQIVQALQAYDQINVLTQGGPAGSTRTLLYMYYQSAFESYQIGEASTIAMVLVFICMLLSLLSLRISKQTTHY; this is encoded by the coding sequence ATGACACGTTCAAAATTTATAAGTGATTGGAAGCCGATACTCTTCACACTACCAGCGATGATACCATTTGTTGTATTCTGGCTAGCGCCATTGCTGTATGTATTTTATCTAAGTTTCACAGAATGGGACTTTATGAGCCCTGAGAAAATTTTTGTTGGACTAGAAAACTATATTAATCTCTTAACTAATCCCGCTTTTTACCAAGCTCTTAAAGTAACCATCCTGTTCTGTTTAGGAAGTGTGCTACCCATTATCGTTATTGGGCTTGGTTTAGCCCTTCTGATGAATGGCAAAATGAAAGGATCCACCTTCTATCAAATCTTATTGTTCTCTCCATGGGTCACACCGACTGTGGCCGTCTCCATCGTCTGGTCCTTTATTTTTGAACCCGATGTTGGTCTAGCCAATGCAGTTCTCTCCTTTCTAGGATTGGATAAGATTGGATGGCTTCAAGATCCCCAATGGGCACTTGTCGGTGTCCTGATCGTAACGATATGGAAATCTGTAGGTTGGGCTATGATTTTTTACTTAGTGGCACTGCGTAATGTACCTTCAGATCAGCTGGAGGCAGCTGAACTAGATGGGGCCAATCCTGTTCAGAAATTTTTACGTATCACATGGCCGCTCATCTCTCCAACGACACTATTTCTGTTCATTGTTCAGATTGTACAGGCGCTTCAAGCCTATGACCAGATTAATGTGCTTACGCAGGGTGGACCTGCTGGTTCAACCCGCACCTTGTTGTATATGTATTATCAATCTGCCTTCGAGTCATATCAGATCGGAGAAGCTTCTACCATTGCTATGGTTCTTGTATTCATCTGCATGCTACTTTCTCTATTGTCACTTAGAATCAGCAAACAGACCACTCACTATTAG
- a CDS encoding GbsR/MarR family transcriptional regulator: MKQLAFDEENSNLSPREQYLRPMIDAIAQTMDLYGSNYSFGKLYGIMLFEDKPMTLEEMKNVMNMSKSNMSYGVRSLIASKMVTKLEEKQDRKDLYTAEADFFQAFKNFFTMKLQREIDVMKEALEEVIPKLENLVQTKEPSDEERQYCLKDLEKLKHAVQYYSWLQQFVDGLHEGEYFGELVNEFKTSRA; encoded by the coding sequence TTGAAACAGCTAGCTTTTGATGAAGAGAACTCAAATTTATCTCCTCGTGAACAGTATTTACGTCCAATGATCGATGCCATCGCTCAAACTATGGACTTGTACGGATCTAATTATTCGTTCGGCAAACTCTATGGAATTATGCTATTTGAGGACAAGCCTATGACGCTTGAGGAAATGAAGAATGTCATGAACATGAGTAAGAGCAATATGAGTTATGGAGTCCGCTCATTGATTGCTTCCAAGATGGTTACTAAGCTTGAAGAAAAGCAGGATCGGAAGGATTTATATACCGCTGAGGCTGACTTCTTTCAGGCCTTCAAGAATTTCTTCACCATGAAGCTCCAGCGGGAGATCGATGTCATGAAAGAGGCATTGGAAGAAGTGATCCCCAAGCTAGAAAATCTAGTTCAGACTAAGGAGCCCTCAGATGAGGAGCGACAGTACTGCCTAAAAGATCTTGAAAAACTGAAGCATGCGGTTCAGTACTATAGTTGGTTACAGCAATTTGTGGATGGGCTCCATGAAGGGGAATACTTTGGTGAATTAGTTAATGAGTTTAAGACCTCCCGTGCATAG
- a CDS encoding MarR family winged helix-turn-helix transcriptional regulator, giving the protein MENARELFQIMTRRFGLLNKNCCSVGGCDISLAQSHLLYEIDHQHNPSMLQVAETLGIDITTFSRQVQSLIKMNLVKKTPDPNDRRVYTLSLTVEGKMVATTIDHQMNDYLEEVFSYMTAFEKETVLRSVKIFNDAMGKSSRCCAPVTG; this is encoded by the coding sequence ATGGAAAATGCACGTGAATTATTCCAAATCATGACCCGGCGTTTTGGTCTATTGAATAAAAACTGTTGTAGTGTAGGTGGTTGTGACATATCTTTAGCACAAAGTCATTTACTATATGAAATTGATCATCAACATAATCCCTCTATGCTACAAGTTGCAGAGACGTTGGGAATCGATATTACAACCTTCAGTAGGCAAGTCCAATCCTTAATCAAAATGAACCTCGTCAAGAAAACACCTGATCCTAATGACAGAAGGGTCTATACTCTTTCATTGACTGTGGAAGGGAAAATGGTTGCCACTACGATCGACCATCAGATGAATGATTATCTAGAAGAAGTTTTCTCCTATATGACAGCGTTTGAGAAGGAAACGGTATTACGTTCTGTGAAGATATTTAATGATGCAATGGGGAAATCAAGTAGATGTTGTGCACCTGTTACAGGGTGA
- a CDS encoding DUF418 domain-containing protein, with amino-acid sequence MEPTINKKRINVIDLIRGFALIGLPFVNVLALWGSNVNLSGTQGDIWIQRILYIFVEGRFYAIFSFLFGLGLWIFLSRSKEKNDRPSALFVRRMLILFAVGILHQLINPGEALLIYAILGIPILFLNKVPKQVNLIVGIAGVIIGSIFGAKMFLTFPLMMLGLAFGQYRVFESYVKNRKKWMLVAVLSFVATSITVAFLWQKAPDDGLVTYMEGIELTESQMVSNRAFYDFADLSLAFAPFFSVFYVSVLVLLEPLVRKLLSPLNAFGRMAFTNYIGQSVILVIIAMFIPVDETVVPYMTATITCLLVVIAQIITSSYWLRYFKYGPLEWLWRCGTYGKWLSIRKKTDATKPR; translated from the coding sequence ATGGAACCAACAATAAATAAAAAGCGAATTAATGTCATTGATTTAATTAGAGGGTTTGCCCTGATTGGGCTTCCTTTCGTAAATGTGCTCGCTCTTTGGGGATCAAACGTTAATTTATCAGGAACGCAAGGAGATATTTGGATTCAACGTATATTATATATTTTTGTTGAAGGACGTTTTTATGCCATATTCTCTTTTCTGTTTGGATTAGGACTTTGGATTTTCTTATCACGGTCTAAAGAAAAAAATGACCGTCCATCTGCCCTTTTTGTTCGGCGTATGTTGATTTTATTTGCAGTGGGAATATTACATCAGTTAATAAACCCTGGTGAAGCACTGTTGATTTATGCAATTCTAGGAATACCTATTCTTTTCCTTAACAAGGTTCCAAAACAGGTTAATCTTATAGTGGGAATAGCAGGGGTTATAATAGGGAGTATCTTCGGAGCGAAAATGTTTCTAACTTTTCCTTTAATGATGCTGGGTCTAGCGTTTGGACAATATCGTGTATTTGAATCTTACGTGAAAAACCGAAAAAAATGGATGCTGGTTGCTGTTCTTTCATTTGTTGCAACTAGTATTACAGTCGCTTTTCTCTGGCAAAAAGCACCTGACGATGGATTAGTAACTTATATGGAGGGTATTGAACTAACCGAATCACAAATGGTATCTAATCGTGCTTTTTATGACTTCGCAGACTTGTCCTTAGCATTTGCCCCGTTTTTCTCTGTTTTTTACGTCAGTGTTCTTGTCCTGCTTGAACCTTTAGTAAGGAAATTGTTATCACCATTAAATGCATTCGGACGAATGGCGTTTACAAATTACATTGGTCAATCCGTTATCTTGGTTATCATAGCGATGTTTATTCCAGTTGATGAAACAGTAGTTCCATACATGACTGCAACAATTACGTGTTTACTGGTAGTGATAGCGCAAATCATTACCTCTTCATATTGGCTTAGATATTTTAAATACGGTCCGTTAGAATGGCTTTGGCGATGCGGAACTTATGGAAAATGGCTCTCAATACGAAAAAAAACAGACGCTACAAAACCAAGGTAA
- a CDS encoding FtsX-like permease family protein, translating into MSFNHIVIQNILRDKWTYISYFLSSVFSIIVFFLFSIITFHPLLGEMDTDSTLSIAMMLASFIVYIFSFFFIIYSLYAFLKKKTKSLGIFMITGASMKQVRKMIFRENMLIAGAAIITAIAFGLIVAPLFLMVAKKVLQADSFGMYFPVQAILLSVILFAILFFAVSKFMTRFINKEEAVDLLKADVTQEKLIVRAPWKLVLSLIVSGFLLSLLKWNMELVESLGMLYYVALFISLLITIYFIVTQGALMAILFLEKRPSYFEKTNMLFISNLKAKGKSHAHIIYLLTLLLLGVFVFTSVLYSSYYNVKENTQKLYPYSYQYISLPENTIEDEQKDITSIEKVFTESGKYDAYYSEFKTDGDNRIGFMSVSDYNALGMHKDITLEDNEYYVAAGNEGTVPNTELINDYPFGKLSYKGLEERNILSTGIQNVYYVVPDVIYETIDFPVYKVFAYELENWEEKTDVIETISSKVPLDYNVHLIASKIDLYEAEKSVKSIIFFIGFMLSLIFLSAAMSILYFYLQTTLEGEKEKYAGIRKIGLSIKELASVVRKELAILIFIPFTFASIILFTAMFSMRNFISMTFFQMTTFGVAVFIILFIISFFIIQRSYINKLMDDHD; encoded by the coding sequence ATGAGTTTTAATCACATCGTAATACAGAATATTTTACGTGATAAATGGACATATATTTCCTATTTTTTAAGTAGCGTTTTTTCTATTATAGTTTTTTTCTTATTTTCCATTATCACATTTCATCCATTGTTAGGTGAAATGGATACAGATAGTACACTAAGCATTGCGATGATGCTTGCCAGTTTTATTGTGTACATTTTTTCGTTCTTTTTTATCATCTATTCTTTATATGCTTTTCTAAAGAAGAAGACAAAAAGCCTAGGTATCTTTATGATTACAGGGGCATCTATGAAGCAAGTACGTAAAATGATTTTTAGGGAAAATATGTTAATTGCTGGTGCGGCGATTATAACAGCAATTGCATTTGGTCTGATCGTTGCCCCCTTATTTTTAATGGTTGCTAAGAAAGTATTACAGGCAGATAGTTTTGGTATGTATTTCCCAGTACAAGCGATCTTATTAAGTGTTATTCTTTTTGCCATATTATTTTTTGCCGTATCTAAATTTATGACACGTTTTATTAATAAAGAAGAAGCTGTCGACCTGTTAAAGGCAGATGTCACACAGGAAAAGTTAATCGTACGAGCGCCATGGAAGTTAGTATTATCATTGATTGTAAGTGGATTCCTACTCTCTCTATTGAAATGGAACATGGAATTGGTTGAATCGCTTGGCATGCTTTATTATGTAGCACTGTTTATCAGTTTGTTAATTACTATTTACTTTATTGTGACGCAAGGGGCACTTATGGCTATTCTATTTCTAGAAAAAAGACCATCGTATTTTGAAAAAACAAATATGCTTTTTATATCTAATTTAAAAGCGAAAGGAAAATCGCATGCACACATCATTTATTTATTAACATTATTGCTACTTGGTGTGTTTGTATTTACAAGTGTACTTTATAGTTCTTATTACAATGTGAAAGAAAACACGCAAAAGTTATATCCTTATAGTTATCAATACATTTCACTTCCTGAAAACACCATTGAAGATGAGCAAAAAGATATAACATCGATAGAAAAGGTCTTTACTGAATCAGGGAAGTATGATGCGTATTATTCAGAATTTAAGACGGATGGGGATAATCGGATCGGGTTCATGTCCGTTTCAGATTATAATGCTCTCGGTATGCATAAGGATATTACCCTCGAAGATAATGAGTATTATGTTGCAGCTGGCAATGAAGGCACGGTTCCGAATACCGAATTAATAAATGATTATCCGTTTGGTAAGCTCTCCTATAAAGGGCTTGAGGAGCGAAACATTTTATCAACAGGTATACAGAATGTGTATTATGTTGTCCCTGATGTAATTTATGAAACAATCGATTTTCCAGTGTATAAAGTATTTGCTTATGAACTTGAAAATTGGGAAGAAAAAACGGATGTTATTGAGACGATTTCTTCAAAGGTTCCTTTAGACTATAATGTTCATTTAATTGCTTCAAAAATTGATTTATATGAGGCAGAGAAGTCAGTGAAGAGTATCATCTTCTTTATTGGATTTATGCTAAGTCTGATATTTTTGAGTGCTGCGATGAGTATACTTTATTTTTACTTGCAAACAACACTTGAAGGGGAGAAGGAAAAATATGCAGGTATTCGCAAAATCGGTCTTTCTATTAAAGAATTAGCTTCTGTTGTTAGGAAAGAGCTAGCCATTTTAATTTTTATCCCATTTACATTCGCATCTATCATTTTATTTACAGCGATGTTTAGTATGCGTAATTTTATTTCAATGACATTTTTTCAGATGACGACATTCGGTGTAGCGGTATTTATAATACTATTTATTATAAGCTTTTTCATCATTCAGAGAAGCTATATAAACAAACTTATGGACGATCATGATTGA
- a CDS encoding ABC transporter ATP-binding protein, with the protein MSDILLNVDQLQKEYTGEITYKALKGIDFHLGKNEFVAVMGPSGSGKTTFLNCISTIDRPTNGSITINSQNPYELNDEELAKFRRTELGFVFQDFNLVHTLTVEENILLPLTLDTVNAEEMRQRLTKVVAFLGIEEIVKKRTFEISGGQKQRVAIARAVIHEPSLLLADEPTGNLDSKSVNSVMSLFESVNKNFNTAILMVTHDAYVASFAKRVIFIQDGVLYNEIHRGENKKQFYQEIMDTLTFLGGGKHEF; encoded by the coding sequence ATGTCAGATATACTTTTAAATGTCGATCAACTTCAAAAGGAATATACGGGGGAAATCACATATAAAGCATTAAAAGGGATTGATTTTCATTTAGGTAAGAATGAATTTGTTGCGGTGATGGGCCCATCTGGCAGTGGGAAAACAACATTTCTTAACTGCATTTCTACAATCGATCGACCTACAAATGGGTCCATTACCATCAATTCACAAAACCCATATGAATTAAATGATGAGGAACTAGCTAAATTTCGTCGAACAGAATTAGGTTTTGTTTTTCAAGACTTTAACCTCGTTCATACCTTAACAGTAGAAGAGAATATTTTATTACCATTGACGCTTGATACCGTAAATGCAGAAGAAATGAGGCAGCGTTTAACGAAAGTTGTAGCGTTTTTAGGGATTGAAGAAATAGTAAAGAAACGTACATTTGAAATATCAGGTGGACAGAAGCAACGTGTGGCCATTGCTAGAGCTGTTATTCATGAACCAAGTTTATTGTTAGCCGATGAGCCTACTGGAAACTTGGATTCTAAATCAGTAAACAGCGTGATGTCATTGTTTGAATCAGTTAACAAGAATTTTAATACAGCTATTTTAATGGTGACCCATGATGCCTATGTTGCTAGCTTTGCAAAGAGAGTTATCTTTATTCAGGACGGTGTTCTTTATAATGAGATACACCGTGGTGAGAATAAGAAGCAATTTTATCAAGAAATAATGGACACACTTACGTTTCTAGGTGGTGGGAAGCATGAGTTTTAA
- a CDS encoding sensor histidine kinase has translation MKLFLRDHLSFIILYIITFITLPIVIHRLDGFENHYGYFIFLSIILLAILLFVRYVRRKKFYMHIEKESIDIDEFLIHQPNAPIEKAYADQLRSILSSLLSKDEEHKDFLQEQQLMISQAVHQMKTPLSVIQLLIQSNQSNEPRLFLEWQKVKKECNMLNFALNQLLMYSRSTKILVDLKIEPITLKDIVQEVVNDLKDYFIENEIYPKITIEENITIYSDRKWLKVVVYQLLNNAVKYGKRESIVLVNYENGQLFIRNKGETIPTSEINRVFDLFYTGSKGRTIGEATGIGLYLVKKVLNTLNHSFDLYSANNETIFTIDFSGNTETAIK, from the coding sequence ATGAAATTATTTTTACGGGATCATCTGAGTTTTATTATCCTTTATATCATTACGTTTATTACTCTACCGATAGTTATTCATCGATTAGATGGGTTTGAAAATCATTATGGATACTTTATATTTTTATCTATTATCTTACTAGCCATTCTGCTCTTTGTTCGTTACGTACGCCGGAAAAAATTCTATATGCATATTGAGAAAGAAAGTATAGATATAGACGAATTTCTAATTCATCAGCCAAACGCTCCAATTGAAAAAGCATATGCAGACCAATTGAGGTCAATTCTTTCATCTCTTCTTTCAAAGGATGAAGAACATAAGGATTTCTTACAAGAACAGCAATTGATGATTTCTCAAGCTGTTCATCAAATGAAAACGCCTCTTTCTGTTATCCAATTGCTTATTCAATCAAATCAGTCAAATGAACCAAGGTTATTTCTTGAATGGCAAAAAGTAAAAAAAGAATGTAACATGTTGAATTTCGCTTTAAATCAGTTGTTAATGTATAGTCGGTCTACAAAAATATTAGTGGATCTAAAGATAGAACCAATTACATTAAAGGATATTGTACAGGAAGTTGTTAACGATTTAAAAGATTACTTTATCGAGAATGAAATATATCCTAAAATTACAATAGAAGAAAACATAACGATTTATTCTGACCGTAAATGGCTCAAGGTTGTTGTGTACCAGTTGCTAAATAACGCCGTCAAATATGGTAAGAGGGAGTCCATCGTATTAGTTAATTATGAAAATGGACAGTTGTTTATCCGCAATAAAGGAGAAACGATACCTACAAGTGAAATAAATCGTGTTTTTGATTTGTTTTACACAGGTTCTAAAGGTCGGACAATAGGTGAAGCAACTGGTATTGGTCTATACTTAGTAAAAAAGGTTCTCAATACCTTAAACCATTCATTCGATCTATACTCTGCCAATAATGAAACAATATTCACAATCGACTTTTCAGGAAATACTGAAACGGCTATCAAATAA
- a CDS encoding response regulator transcription factor: protein MYKILIVEDEMNIANAIKDHLEKYGYHCHVVVDFDKVLEVFQDVGPHLVIMDINLPAFDGYYWSRKIRRVSNCPILILSARVGELDQVYGIENGADDFITKPFSLDVVLAKINGQIRRIYGEYANVSNTRTLKRGNTTLNIDAVRLSSPGQEELLTAKELQLCTMLFEAFPKVITRQQLLSAIWDDETFVEENTLTVNIVRLRKKLEVIFSSLEITTIRGIGYQLTEKRL, encoded by the coding sequence ATGTATAAAATATTGATTGTCGAAGATGAAATGAATATTGCTAATGCAATAAAAGACCATCTTGAAAAGTATGGCTACCATTGTCACGTTGTAGTCGACTTTGACAAGGTTCTTGAAGTTTTTCAAGATGTAGGGCCGCATCTTGTCATAATGGACATTAATCTCCCTGCCTTTGATGGATATTATTGGTCCCGTAAAATAAGACGCGTGTCAAATTGTCCTATTTTGATTCTTTCCGCTCGTGTGGGTGAATTAGATCAAGTGTACGGCATTGAAAATGGGGCGGATGATTTCATTACAAAACCCTTTTCACTTGACGTAGTACTTGCGAAAATAAATGGACAAATTCGTCGGATATACGGTGAATATGCAAATGTTTCAAACACCCGAACTTTAAAAAGAGGAAACACAACTTTAAATATAGACGCTGTTCGATTATCGTCACCCGGGCAGGAGGAGCTGTTGACGGCAAAGGAACTCCAACTCTGTACAATGCTTTTTGAAGCTTTTCCCAAAGTTATAACAAGACAACAGTTACTTTCAGCCATTTGGGATGACGAGACGTTTGTCGAGGAGAATACACTGACGGTAAATATCGTCAGGTTGCGTAAAAAATTAGAAGTTATTTTTTCTTCTTTAGAAATTACGACTATTCGAGGAATTGGCTATCAATTAACGGAGAAGAGATTATGA